CGCGAGGCTGCGCCTTTTTGATTTTAGCGGTTTTAGGTGTGGCAGTATTTTTGAGCGAGCCTCCTCGCTACAATTCGCTCGTATGCGGCAAGTTTAGCGGCGCAGCCGCGTAACTTGTGGTGCTACCTACTGCGCGTTTTCAACGCGCGCAAGGGAACGCTTACAGGTTTTTCCCGTAAGCCTGCGCGGTTTGACCAAAACTTAACGTAGGTGACTCAACATTTAACGTAGGAGGGTTTCTGACGACTTCATCAAGAGCTGACAAAGTAAAAACTTTCCGCGAATAGCTTCTACATATGCAGCGTCAGAATTGTGCCGCAGGCAGCACTTAACCTGGAGCCTTGCCTCTCCCGCGTATTTTGGGCAATTTGGGGATTTCCAATTTCCATCACATCCTCATGCAAAACAACCGCCGTCGCTTTCTGAAACAGGCCGCTCAGGCATCGCTCGGATTGGGCGCCCTCGCTTCGCTGCCCCTTTCTTCTTTTTCTATGGCTCGTCCGCAGGAACTTTTCTTCGACATTTCCCTGGCCGAATGGTCGCTGCACAAGGCGCTGTTCGCCGGAAAAATGACCAACCTCGACTTTCCGGCCAAGGCCAAACAGTCGTTCGACATCAGTGCCGTAGAGTACGTCAGCGTCTTTTTCGACAAGAAAGAGAAGGAGCAATCGTACCTGCGCGACCTGAAAAAGCGGTGCGATGACCTCGGGGTGCGCAGCGTGCTGATTATGGTCGACCGTGAAGGCTATCTGGCTGACCGTGACAAAGCCAAACGGATGGAAGCGGTGCAGAACCACCACAAGTGGGTCGATGCCGCCAAGTTTCTGGGCTGTCATTCGATTCGGGTCAATGCCCACGGCGAAGGCACCGCCGACGAAGTAAAGCAGGCGGCCGTGGAAGGCCTCGGGACGCTCGCGGAATACGGCGCGAAAAACGGCATCAACATCATCGTGGAAAACCACGGCGGCTATTCGTCGAACGGGGCGTGGCTGGCCGACGTGATGAAACAGGTCAACAACCCGAACTGTGGCACCCTGCCCGACTTCGGCAACTTCCGCCTGAGCGAGACCGAAGAGTACGACAAGTACAAGGGCGTGAAGGAGATGATGCCCTACGCGAAAGGCGTCAGCGCCAAAGCGTATGAGTTCGACGCAAACGGCAACGAACCAAAAATAGACTTCCGGAAGATGATGCAGCTCGTAAAAGACGCGGGTTATACCGGCTACGTCGGCATCGAATACGAAGGGAGCCAGCTGTCTGAAGAGGCGGGCATCCGGGCTACCAAGCAGTTGCTGGAAAAGGTCGGCGCGGAACTGAGCTAACGGAAGGTAAGCTTCTCAAAAAAACAACCGGCCCTGTCCGGTAGCAATGGAGTGTCGGGATGACACTAAAAAAGCTCCCTCTAAAAGAAGGAGCTTTTTTGTTTTCTTTTAGTGACGCTTAGGCCTGGGTAGCTTGCAGAAGGGGGATCAGGTGGCTGTGTCCGTTGGCGCGGGCAATGCTCAGG
This sequence is a window from Catalinimonas alkaloidigena. Protein-coding genes within it:
- a CDS encoding sugar phosphate isomerase/epimerase family protein — encoded protein: MQNNRRRFLKQAAQASLGLGALASLPLSSFSMARPQELFFDISLAEWSLHKALFAGKMTNLDFPAKAKQSFDISAVEYVSVFFDKKEKEQSYLRDLKKRCDDLGVRSVLIMVDREGYLADRDKAKRMEAVQNHHKWVDAAKFLGCHSIRVNAHGEGTADEVKQAAVEGLGTLAEYGAKNGINIIVENHGGYSSNGAWLADVMKQVNNPNCGTLPDFGNFRLSETEEYDKYKGVKEMMPYAKGVSAKAYEFDANGNEPKIDFRKMMQLVKDAGYTGYVGIEYEGSQLSEEAGIRATKQLLEKVGAELS